Proteins encoded by one window of Lactobacillus sp. ESL0684:
- the brnQ gene encoding branched-chain amino acid transport system II carrier protein, with the protein MKEIEQDLNTKPLTWKQYLMVASLLFGLFFGAGNMIFPIHLGQIAGANWGIATVGFLVTAVLLPLLAVLAISASHAKGVYDIGKPLGKHFGIIFMVLIHLTLGPLFATPRTASISFSVGLQPVLPTNWAKPGLLIFSAIFFILAFIISYNQSAILERIGKILNPLFLLLLFIIFLFGFISPMGQANAQKVTTAYQQAPFFNGFLEGYNTMDALAGLAFGYTIVSAVKQLGKTSAKSNAKVTARAGVIATSGIGIIYIGLIWLGATTLKHFKISPEGGTAFNQIVTYYLGDFGHALLATIVTLTCLTTAVGLIAAFAQDFHRSFSKVSYHTWLAIMTFASFITANFGLDTIISWSTPMLMFIYPIAIALIILSIAATKFDHDPIVYFWTVIFTLIPAILDMIAAFPPVISQTAWAMQIRTFQLKVLPFAAIGMDWVVPTFIGLIIGLCCHFYHKTKIVKA; encoded by the coding sequence ATGAAAGAAATTGAGCAAGATTTAAATACTAAGCCGCTAACGTGGAAACAGTATCTGATGGTGGCATCATTATTATTTGGACTATTTTTTGGTGCTGGGAATATGATTTTTCCAATTCACCTAGGTCAAATTGCTGGTGCAAATTGGGGAATTGCGACAGTCGGATTTTTGGTGACAGCTGTTTTATTACCACTGCTAGCTGTCTTAGCTATTAGTGCTAGCCATGCCAAAGGAGTCTATGATATCGGTAAACCGTTAGGTAAACATTTTGGCATCATCTTTATGGTTCTGATCCATTTAACGCTTGGTCCATTATTTGCGACTCCCAGAACAGCGAGTATTTCTTTTTCAGTTGGTTTGCAGCCAGTTTTACCAACTAACTGGGCTAAGCCAGGATTATTAATTTTTTCAGCAATCTTTTTTATATTGGCATTTATCATTTCGTATAACCAATCTGCCATTTTAGAACGAATTGGCAAAATCTTAAACCCACTATTTTTACTGCTGTTATTCATAATTTTCTTATTTGGCTTTATTTCACCGATGGGTCAGGCAAATGCACAAAAGGTAACAACAGCTTATCAGCAAGCACCATTTTTTAATGGCTTTTTAGAAGGCTATAATACGATGGATGCATTAGCTGGTCTGGCTTTTGGTTATACCATTGTTTCTGCAGTTAAACAATTGGGGAAGACGTCTGCTAAGAGCAATGCTAAGGTTACAGCACGTGCCGGAGTCATCGCTACGAGTGGGATTGGAATTATTTATATTGGACTTATTTGGCTTGGAGCAACCACTCTTAAACATTTTAAAATTTCGCCTGAAGGTGGAACAGCCTTTAATCAAATTGTTACCTATTATCTTGGTGATTTTGGGCATGCATTGCTAGCAACGATTGTTACGCTAACTTGTTTGACAACTGCAGTTGGCTTAATTGCCGCTTTTGCCCAGGATTTTCATCGCAGTTTTAGTAAAGTTAGCTACCATACTTGGTTAGCGATTATGACTTTTGCTTCATTTATAACTGCTAATTTTGGCCTTGATACTATTATTTCGTGGTCGACACCAATGTTAATGTTTATCTATCCGATCGCGATTGCCTTAATCATTTTATCAATTGCAGCGACCAAATTTGATCATGATCCAATTGTTTATTTTTGGACAGTAATCTTTACATTGATTCCGGCAATTCTAGATATGATTGCTGCATTTCCTCCGGTTATTAGTCAAACAGCTTGGGCAATGCAGATTAGAACTTTCCAATTAAAAGTACTACCATTTGCTGCAATTGGGATGGATTGGGTTGTACCAACTTTTATTGGCTTAATTATTGGTTTATGTTGTCATTTTTATCATAAAACTAAAATAGTTAAAGCATAA
- a CDS encoding copper-translocating P-type ATPase: MDKMDLSHNHQMDHSKNDHDHQMNMDMSDNDMMMHGGQMMHMGNLKQKFWVSLILALPILFLAPAMGVKLPFQFSFPGSQWVVLIFATILFIYGGQPFLKGAYSELKAKQPEMMTLISLGISTAYLYSLYAFVQNELLHSQEQVMDFFWELATLILIMLLGHWIEMNSMMQASSSVNDLAKLLPDQVHVKSGDQVKDRPLNQVDKDEHVLVKAGESVPLDGVVLSGTSDVNESLVTGESRSVTRKQGDKVIGGSINGAGTLTIKVTNAVNSGFLANVNKLVKSSQQDKSKLQNLADRVSGWLFYAALIFGIIALIVWTSISGIADGLQRMVTVLVIACPHALGLAIPLVNAKSMSLGAKNGLLIRNRNVIDISSKVNYLLMDKTGTLTEGKFTVRKYEPIDKQLDKQELLTLIASIEQNSTHPIAQSILQFAKAKQVKLQNVTESNNLNGKGVSGILNGKKYQLFSEHAAREQVTTLPQVDTSNDTVSYLIQGDQVLGYISVGDQIKSTAKKLVKQIKKFNIIPVMLTGDNQKAAKGIASELGITQVYAELLPEDKADIVAKLQAKDNHVMMVGDGINDAPSLAKADIGVAIGAGTDVAVDSADVVLVNSEPTDIISFLNLAQKTHAKTIQNLWWGAGYNILAIPLAAGILAPLGIILDPAVGAILMSLSTVIVALNAETLKL; the protein is encoded by the coding sequence ATGGACAAAATGGATTTGAGTCATAATCACCAGATGGATCACTCAAAAAATGATCATGATCATCAAATGAACATGGATATGAGTGACAACGATATGATGATGCATGGCGGACAGATGATGCACATGGGCAATTTGAAGCAAAAATTTTGGGTGTCACTAATCTTGGCGCTACCGATTTTATTTTTGGCTCCAGCAATGGGGGTCAAATTACCGTTCCAATTTTCTTTTCCTGGCTCACAATGGGTAGTGCTTATTTTTGCAACTATACTATTCATTTATGGTGGACAGCCTTTTCTTAAAGGAGCGTATTCAGAGCTCAAAGCCAAACAGCCAGAAATGATGACGCTAATTTCACTTGGAATTTCAACTGCCTATCTCTATAGTCTCTATGCTTTTGTACAAAACGAACTCTTACATAGCCAGGAACAAGTAATGGATTTCTTTTGGGAACTGGCTACATTAATTTTAATTATGCTTTTGGGTCATTGGATTGAGATGAATTCTATGATGCAAGCTAGCAGTTCAGTTAATGATTTGGCCAAACTATTACCAGATCAAGTTCACGTTAAATCAGGTGATCAGGTTAAAGATCGTCCGCTTAACCAAGTTGATAAAGATGAACACGTGCTTGTTAAAGCAGGCGAAAGTGTGCCACTTGATGGTGTGGTTTTGTCAGGTACTAGTGATGTCAATGAATCGCTAGTAACAGGGGAGTCACGGTCTGTTACTCGTAAACAAGGTGATAAAGTGATTGGCGGCTCAATCAACGGTGCTGGTACATTGACTATCAAAGTTACCAATGCGGTAAATTCTGGTTTTTTGGCGAATGTTAACAAATTGGTTAAATCATCGCAGCAAGATAAATCGAAGCTACAAAACTTGGCTGACCGAGTTTCAGGCTGGTTATTTTATGCAGCACTAATTTTTGGAATTATTGCTCTTATTGTTTGGACAAGCATCAGTGGTATTGCTGACGGGCTGCAGCGGATGGTCACAGTTTTAGTCATCGCTTGTCCCCATGCTCTCGGCTTAGCGATTCCGCTGGTGAATGCTAAGAGCATGTCATTAGGTGCAAAAAATGGTTTGTTAATTCGCAATCGAAATGTAATTGATATCAGTTCAAAAGTAAATTATCTGTTAATGGATAAAACCGGTACATTGACTGAAGGAAAATTTACTGTTCGCAAATATGAGCCAATCGATAAGCAGCTTGATAAACAAGAATTGCTAACTTTGATTGCTTCAATAGAGCAGAATTCCACGCATCCAATTGCGCAAAGTATTTTGCAATTTGCTAAGGCTAAGCAAGTGAAATTGCAGAATGTGACCGAGAGTAACAATCTTAATGGTAAGGGTGTTAGTGGCATTTTAAATGGTAAAAAATATCAATTATTCAGTGAGCATGCAGCACGTGAACAAGTAACCACATTACCACAAGTTGATACTAGTAACGATACAGTGAGTTACTTAATTCAGGGCGATCAAGTTCTTGGCTATATCAGCGTTGGTGATCAGATAAAATCGACTGCAAAGAAGTTGGTTAAACAAATCAAAAAATTTAATATTATCCCAGTGATGCTAACTGGTGATAATCAAAAAGCTGCTAAAGGTATTGCTAGTGAGTTGGGAATTACGCAGGTATACGCTGAATTGCTGCCAGAAGATAAAGCAGATATCGTTGCTAAATTACAGGCAAAAGATAATCATGTAATGATGGTTGGCGATGGAATTAATGATGCTCCTAGCCTTGCTAAGGCAGACATTGGGGTAGCCATCGGTGCTGGAACTGATGTGGCAGTAGATTCTGCGGATGTGGTACTAGTTAATAGTGAACCAACTGATATTATTAGTTTTCTAAATTTGGCGCAAAAAACTCACGCAAAAACTATCCAAAATCTTTGGTGGGGTGCTGGCTATAATATTCTGGCAATTCCGCTAGCCGCAGGGATTTTGGCACCATTAGGTATTATTCTTGATCCAGCTGTAGGGGCAATTTTAATGTCGCTGTCAACAGTAATTGTGGCCTTGAATGCCGAAACTTTAAAACTTTAA
- a CDS encoding AzlC family ABC transporter permease yields the protein MDNNLTSKSAIVETLPTVFGYLGIGIAFGVVGRASGLSIWIVTLISIFVYAGSAQFVLVSMLLAHSSLPAIVFSVFLVNARMILMSTTLTPFLKDESMKKNIWLGTLLTDESFALAVNKLNYTEQKLNFTWFNTVNVVSYLTWILSSALGAGLGSLITDPAKFGLDFAITAMFIGLLYSQITSDKSIKLGLQLGLVVFVLVGTYFGLFFIPANILVLVITVLGCMLGVLIKNAHK from the coding sequence ATGGATAATAATTTAACTAGTAAATCAGCTATAGTTGAAACTTTACCAACTGTTTTTGGTTATTTAGGAATTGGTATTGCCTTTGGCGTTGTCGGACGAGCGTCTGGCTTGTCAATCTGGATTGTAACGTTGATTTCGATTTTTGTTTATGCAGGTTCGGCGCAGTTTGTTTTGGTATCAATGCTCTTGGCGCATAGCTCACTACCAGCAATTGTGTTTTCCGTTTTTTTAGTCAATGCCCGTATGATTTTGATGAGTACCACACTAACGCCATTTTTAAAAGATGAGTCAATGAAGAAGAATATCTGGTTAGGTACCTTATTGACTGATGAAAGTTTCGCGTTAGCTGTTAATAAACTAAATTATACTGAACAAAAGTTGAATTTTACTTGGTTTAACACGGTTAATGTGGTTTCATATTTAACTTGGATATTGAGTAGTGCGCTAGGAGCAGGCCTCGGATCTTTAATTACGGATCCAGCTAAGTTTGGGCTTGATTTTGCGATTACGGCCATGTTTATCGGCTTATTGTACTCACAAATCACTTCTGATAAGTCAATCAAACTCGGATTACAATTGGGTTTAGTGGTTTTTGTGTTGGTGGGTACGTATTTTGGTTTATTCTTTATACCAGCCAATATTTTGGTTTTAGTAATAACTGTTTTAGGCTGCATGTTAGGAGTTTTAATTAAAAATGCCCACAAATAA
- a CDS encoding class II fumarate hydratase, which produces MSEEEYRIESDTIGPVKIPKDALWGPQTERSRNNFPSGELMPLAVIRAFLNLKKAAAQSNVEVGDEPKEKGAAIEDAVDQLLSLSDEELRKDFPLHVLQTGSGTQSNMNVNEVVANLANQLHPGLDILPNDDVNRGQSSNDTYPTAMNIVAVEALDKLEPAIEHLIAELKVKQNKYWKTVKVGRTHLQDATPVTFGQELSGYISALKHDLAYLQELKPTLYELAIGGTAVGTGLNAAPGMTEKIAGKLSEVYGHEFKVKTNKFWGLAHHSGINVIHGALKTLAADMFKIAQDVRFLASGPRAGYHELNIPANEPGSSIMPGKVNPTQSEAVTMAAAKVFGNDTTITFAASQGNFEMNVFKTVMISAFLDSCDILTGTITGFADKMIAGLSVNSARMDDLLEDSLMTVTALSPHIGYHAAATIAQTADKEGTTLKEAALKSGEVTEAQYDEWMDYMKMTNIDQTSPEE; this is translated from the coding sequence ATGAGCGAAGAAGAATATCGAATTGAAAGTGATACGATTGGTCCAGTTAAAATTCCCAAAGATGCTTTGTGGGGTCCGCAAACGGAAAGAAGCCGCAACAATTTTCCTAGTGGTGAATTAATGCCCCTAGCAGTTATCCGGGCTTTTCTAAATTTGAAAAAGGCAGCAGCCCAGTCCAATGTTGAAGTTGGTGATGAACCAAAGGAAAAAGGAGCAGCAATTGAGGACGCGGTAGATCAGCTACTTAGTTTGTCTGATGAAGAACTACGTAAGGACTTTCCGTTGCACGTGCTGCAAACAGGTTCTGGTACGCAAAGTAACATGAACGTTAATGAAGTGGTAGCTAACTTAGCTAATCAGCTTCATCCTGGATTGGATATTTTACCTAACGATGATGTTAATCGTGGACAATCATCTAACGATACCTATCCTACTGCAATGAATATTGTGGCGGTTGAAGCGTTAGATAAATTGGAGCCAGCTATTGAGCATTTAATTGCTGAATTAAAGGTTAAGCAAAATAAATATTGGAAGACGGTCAAAGTTGGTCGGACTCATCTACAAGATGCAACACCAGTTACTTTTGGGCAAGAACTTTCAGGCTATATTTCTGCGCTAAAGCATGATTTGGCTTATTTACAAGAATTAAAGCCGACTCTTTATGAATTAGCGATCGGAGGAACAGCTGTTGGTACAGGCTTAAATGCAGCTCCTGGTATGACAGAAAAGATTGCTGGTAAGTTGTCTGAAGTTTATGGTCATGAATTTAAAGTTAAAACCAACAAATTTTGGGGTTTGGCGCATCACTCAGGTATTAATGTTATTCATGGAGCATTGAAAACTTTGGCAGCAGATATGTTTAAGATTGCTCAAGACGTGCGTTTCTTAGCATCTGGTCCTAGAGCTGGTTATCATGAATTGAATATTCCAGCTAATGAACCAGGTTCATCAATCATGCCTGGTAAAGTTAATCCTACCCAGTCTGAAGCAGTAACAATGGCCGCTGCCAAGGTTTTTGGTAATGATACCACAATTACCTTTGCGGCTTCACAAGGGAATTTTGAAATGAATGTCTTCAAGACAGTTATGATTAGTGCCTTTCTAGATTCTTGTGATATTTTAACTGGTACAATCACTGGTTTTGCTGATAAAATGATTGCAGGTCTAAGTGTTAACTCAGCCAGAATGGATGATTTGCTAGAAGATTCCTTGATGACAGTTACTGCACTTTCGCCACATATTGGTTATCATGCTGCTGCTACAATTGCTCAAACAGCTGATAAAGAGGGGACTACTCTAAAGGAGGCTGCTTTAAAGAGTGGTGAAGTGACTGAAGCTCAATACGACGAGTGGATGGATTATATGAAGATGACTAATATTGATCAAACAAGTCCAGAAGAATAA
- a CDS encoding DASS family sodium-coupled anion symporter has protein sequence MLDKFEWKKWIWPLGIGIVLWLLTPLKPNAINVTAWHLFAIFIATIIACVTKPLPMMATTLIAVVIATMTGIFKMDEVAAGFGNSTAWMVAMCMFIAAGFIKSGLGKRIAYFFVKTFGKKTLGLAYALSFVETILAIGIPSNNARVNGIMYPIIDNLSKEMGSDPEKGTQRNMGSFLVFNEYEINIVTSTMFLTGLAGNMVALGIAKTQNISISWMQWFAAAIVPGLISLLVVPFILYKIYPPKVKETPNAHAWADGKLNELGKMTAAEKIMAIIFVLAVVLWLIGSKFGIDATEVSFIAVALLLITGVINVKDMLGQSFAWNILTWLSIIMLMSQKLMTLGFFPWFSKTLGSSLQGMNWVLVLVILYLAYFYLHYLFPSVSTQISALYAGFLSIAIGAGVPHIMAALMLAFAGSLYLSTSSYSAGPAALLSSTGYVSNKDWWKLSAIIGLVLNVIWLGGGLLWTKVIGMW, from the coding sequence ATGTTAGATAAATTTGAATGGAAAAAGTGGATTTGGCCACTTGGAATTGGAATTGTTTTGTGGCTATTAACGCCGTTAAAGCCGAATGCGATTAATGTTACTGCTTGGCACCTATTTGCGATATTTATTGCAACAATTATCGCATGCGTTACTAAGCCGCTACCAATGATGGCTACAACTCTCATTGCAGTGGTAATTGCCACAATGACAGGAATTTTTAAGATGGATGAAGTTGCTGCAGGTTTTGGTAATTCAACTGCTTGGATGGTTGCCATGTGTATGTTCATCGCTGCTGGTTTTATCAAATCAGGTCTTGGGAAGCGAATAGCTTACTTTTTTGTTAAAACTTTTGGTAAAAAGACTCTAGGCTTGGCTTACGCGTTATCTTTTGTTGAAACTATTTTAGCAATCGGGATTCCCAGTAATAATGCACGGGTTAACGGAATTATGTATCCGATTATTGATAACCTTTCAAAAGAAATGGGCTCAGATCCGGAAAAGGGAACTCAAAGAAATATGGGCTCTTTTCTAGTATTTAATGAATATGAAATTAACATTGTTACTTCGACGATGTTTTTGACAGGGTTAGCTGGCAATATGGTGGCTTTAGGAATTGCTAAAACCCAAAATATTTCAATTTCATGGATGCAGTGGTTCGCTGCCGCCATCGTGCCAGGACTAATTTCTTTACTTGTCGTGCCGTTCATTTTATACAAAATTTATCCACCTAAAGTCAAGGAAACACCCAATGCTCATGCATGGGCAGATGGCAAGCTGAACGAGTTAGGAAAAATGACTGCTGCAGAAAAGATTATGGCGATTATTTTTGTGTTGGCTGTTGTTTTATGGTTAATTGGTTCTAAATTTGGAATTGATGCAACCGAAGTTAGTTTTATTGCAGTAGCCTTACTTCTAATTACGGGAGTAATTAATGTTAAAGATATGCTAGGCCAGAGTTTTGCTTGGAATATTTTGACTTGGTTATCAATTATTATGTTAATGTCACAGAAGTTGATGACGCTTGGATTCTTTCCGTGGTTTTCGAAAACTCTAGGTAGTTCGCTTCAGGGTATGAATTGGGTACTAGTTTTAGTGATTTTATACCTTGCTTACTTTTATTTACACTATTTATTCCCGAGTGTTTCTACGCAAATTTCCGCCTTATATGCCGGATTTCTATCAATTGCAATTGGTGCAGGAGTACCGCACATCATGGCTGCTTTAATGTTAGCCTTTGCCGGTTCGCTATATTTATCGACGTCTAGTTACTCTGCTGGACCAGCTGCCTTACTTTCATCAACTGGTTATGTTTCTAATAAAGATTGGTGGAAGTTGAGTGCAATTATTGGCTTGGTACTAAATGTAATTTGGCTTGGAGGAGGTTTACTCTGGACCAAAGTAATCGGCATGTGGTAA
- a CDS encoding flavocytochrome c, with product MAKFVFTPNDSAQIADNYDAVIVGAGGAGLTAAIQAHELGLKVAIFEKDEKLGGNTNRASSGMNASESLVQLNEGIIDDKSSFYQETLQGGGLLNDRDLLQYFVDHSAIAVSWLMEHGIELTNLTITGGMSKKRAHRPASMEPVGSYLVTGALKEIQKEQVPVFNQSKVSKLLQDNTGKVNGVEVETTSGIKKVGAKVVMLASGGFGASKELIKKYRPDLTEYKTTNQPGATGDGLKLASDVNAQLEQMEFIQVHPTAQTDTDHVYLIGEGVRGEGAILVNKSGKRFVNELDTRKIVSDAITNLHEDGAYLILDQGIRDHFAAVDFYDHVGLVKHGATLAELADEIGADADNLATTVATWNKAVAAKDDTEFGRTTGMDRSIDQGPYYAIHIHPAIHYTMGGIHINPKTEVLDTNGKVIKGLYAAGEVSGGLHGNNRIGGNSIAETVVFGRQAGIQMTEFVRANN from the coding sequence ATGGCAAAATTTGTTTTTACGCCAAATGATAGTGCGCAAATCGCGGATAATTACGATGCAGTAATTGTTGGAGCAGGTGGAGCAGGTCTGACGGCTGCTATTCAAGCACATGAATTGGGACTCAAGGTAGCAATTTTTGAAAAAGATGAAAAGCTTGGTGGTAATACTAATCGTGCTTCGTCAGGAATGAATGCTTCTGAAAGTTTAGTTCAACTTAACGAAGGTATCATTGATGATAAATCGAGTTTTTATCAAGAAACATTGCAAGGCGGTGGTTTGTTAAACGATCGAGACTTATTGCAATATTTTGTGGATCATTCAGCAATTGCTGTTAGCTGGTTAATGGAACACGGAATTGAACTTACTAATTTGACAATTACTGGCGGGATGAGCAAAAAGCGGGCGCACCGGCCTGCTTCAATGGAACCAGTTGGTAGTTATTTGGTTACTGGAGCTTTAAAAGAAATTCAAAAAGAACAAGTACCTGTTTTTAATCAATCCAAAGTTAGCAAGTTATTACAAGATAATACTGGCAAGGTTAATGGTGTTGAGGTTGAGACCACTAGTGGTATCAAAAAAGTTGGAGCTAAGGTAGTTATGCTAGCCTCAGGTGGTTTTGGAGCTTCAAAAGAATTAATCAAGAAGTATCGCCCTGATTTAACAGAATATAAGACTACTAATCAACCGGGCGCAACTGGCGATGGCTTAAAACTAGCTAGTGATGTCAATGCGCAACTTGAGCAAATGGAATTTATTCAGGTCCACCCGACAGCCCAAACAGATACTGACCATGTTTATTTAATTGGTGAAGGTGTCCGCGGTGAAGGGGCAATTTTGGTTAATAAGTCGGGTAAACGATTTGTTAATGAACTTGATACCCGTAAAATTGTTTCCGATGCCATTACCAATTTGCATGAAGATGGTGCGTACCTAATCCTAGACCAGGGAATCCGCGATCATTTTGCTGCAGTTGATTTTTATGATCATGTTGGCCTAGTGAAGCATGGTGCTACTTTAGCAGAACTTGCTGATGAAATTGGCGCTGATGCTGATAATTTAGCAACCACAGTCGCAACTTGGAATAAGGCAGTAGCAGCTAAAGATGATACAGAATTTGGTCGGACCACAGGTATGGATCGCAGTATTGATCAAGGTCCTTATTATGCGATTCACATTCACCCAGCAATTCACTATACTATGGGCGGAATTCATATTAATCCAAAAACCGAGGTTTTGGACACAAATGGCAAAGTAATTAAAGGTTTGTACGCTGCCGGTGAAGTTTCTGGTGGATTACATGGTAATAATCGGATTGGCGGCAATTCAATTGCTGAAACAGTTGTGTTTGGTCGGCAAGCTGGAATTCAAATGACAGAATTTGTTCGTGCAAATAATTAA
- a CDS encoding AzlD domain-containing protein: protein MPTNNFILLTIVCCGLVTWLSRTLPFVLLKKFSLPQVVADFLSFVPVTILAAMWVQNLFTANLGKLPTINYLNLFASIPTLIAALISKNLSVVVIVGVISAAIFNLLL, encoded by the coding sequence ATGCCCACAAATAATTTTATTTTATTGACAATTGTGTGTTGTGGACTGGTAACTTGGCTGTCACGAACCTTACCATTTGTGTTATTGAAAAAATTTTCTTTACCACAGGTAGTAGCTGATTTTTTAAGTTTTGTACCAGTTACTATTTTGGCAGCGATGTGGGTTCAAAACTTGTTTACTGCTAATCTCGGTAAACTGCCAACGATTAACTACCTAAATTTATTTGCCTCAATTCCGACACTAATTGCCGCATTAATTTCTAAAAACTTATCTGTCGTTGTTATTGTTGGAGTGATATCGGCTGCTATCTTTAACTTATTATTGTAA
- the brnQ gene encoding branched-chain amino acid transport system II carrier protein, which produces MNELEQDLNQKPLTWKQYLVIASLLFGLFFGAGNLIFPIHLGQMSGANWIPATVGFLITAVLLPLLSVLAISATHAKGVYDVGLPLGKTFALTFMVLIHLIIGPLFGTPRTASVSFTVGLQPVLPKNLWHTGLLLFSAVFFLLAFVIAYKESNILTSIGKILNPAFLLLLFAIFLLAFFSPMGQANAQKATTAYQQAPLLHGFIEGYNTIDAPAGLAFGVTVVTAVRQMGKTTAKSNAKVTAKAGVLATGAIGVIYVGLIWLGATTLSHFKLSADGGVAFNQIVTHYLGGFGHVLLATLITVTCLTTAVGLIAAFAQDFHRSFSKVSYHTWLGLMTLVSFLTANFGLDTLISWSTPMLMFIYPFAMVLILLSISASLFDRDPVVYFWVVLFTLLPALLDMVATFPPVVSQSSWALALRSFQLNCLPFAEIGMDWIIPALVGLAIGLVCHFVKGKKAAVN; this is translated from the coding sequence ATGAATGAATTAGAACAAGATCTTAATCAAAAACCATTGACTTGGAAGCAATATCTAGTAATTGCATCATTATTATTTGGTTTGTTTTTTGGAGCGGGAAATCTAATTTTTCCGATTCACTTAGGACAAATGTCGGGCGCAAATTGGATACCTGCCACAGTCGGCTTCTTGATTACGGCCGTTTTATTGCCATTGCTTTCAGTGCTAGCAATTAGCGCGACGCATGCTAAAGGGGTTTATGATGTCGGCCTGCCATTAGGTAAAACTTTTGCCTTGACCTTTATGGTACTGATCCATCTCATAATTGGACCATTGTTTGGAACGCCGCGCACAGCAAGTGTTTCTTTTACTGTTGGACTGCAACCAGTTCTTCCTAAGAACCTTTGGCACACAGGACTGTTGCTTTTCTCAGCTGTATTTTTCTTACTGGCATTTGTAATTGCTTATAAGGAATCGAATATTTTAACTAGTATTGGCAAAATTCTTAATCCCGCATTTTTATTATTATTGTTTGCAATTTTTTTATTAGCTTTCTTTTCGCCAATGGGTCAGGCAAATGCGCAAAAGGCGACAACGGCTTATCAGCAAGCGCCTTTACTACACGGCTTTATTGAAGGCTATAACACAATTGACGCACCAGCCGGGTTAGCATTTGGAGTCACTGTGGTTACTGCAGTACGGCAAATGGGTAAGACTACTGCTAAAAGCAATGCTAAAGTAACAGCTAAAGCAGGAGTTTTGGCAACGGGTGCTATTGGTGTAATTTATGTTGGTTTGATCTGGTTAGGTGCAACGACTTTAAGTCATTTTAAGTTATCTGCTGATGGCGGTGTAGCTTTCAATCAAATTGTTACTCACTATTTAGGTGGTTTTGGTCATGTCTTGCTTGCTACCTTAATCACAGTTACCTGTTTAACAACAGCAGTTGGTTTAATCGCCGCTTTTGCGCAGGATTTTCATCGTAGTTTTTCTAAAGTCAGTTATCATACTTGGTTAGGATTAATGACCTTAGTATCATTTTTAACTGCTAACTTTGGTTTAGATACACTGATTTCATGGTCAACACCAATGCTAATGTTTATTTATCCATTTGCAATGGTACTAATCTTGTTATCAATTTCGGCCTCATTATTTGATCGTGATCCAGTAGTTTACTTTTGGGTAGTTCTATTTACTTTATTACCCGCACTTTTAGATATGGTAGCAACATTTCCACCCGTAGTCAGCCAAAGTTCTTGGGCATTAGCGTTAAGATCATTTCAGTTAAATTGTTTACCATTTGCAGAAATTGGGATGGATTGGATTATTCCAGCATTGGTTGGTTTAGCAATTGGATTGGTTTGTCATTTTGTAAAAGGAAAAAAAGCTGCAGTTAATTAA